In a genomic window of Microterricola viridarii:
- the tsaE gene encoding tRNA (adenosine(37)-N6)-threonylcarbamoyltransferase complex ATPase subunit type 1 TsaE, translating to MITRSVPTAEGMHAFGLSLAAELRAGDLLVLDGPLGAGKTTFTRGLGEGLGIRGTVTSPTFVLARTHPSVVGGPALVHVDAYRLSDPMELDDLDIDYAHSVVVVEWGAGMLDGVSESWLELRLQRPMGAGDEQSGAESETESEADEPRTVTIAGFGPRWAGTEYAGTEYAGIPDAEPGAEPGAEPSA from the coding sequence GTGATCACCCGCAGCGTCCCCACCGCCGAGGGCATGCACGCGTTCGGGCTCTCGCTCGCCGCCGAGCTGCGGGCCGGCGACCTGCTGGTGCTGGACGGGCCGCTCGGAGCGGGCAAGACCACGTTCACCCGCGGACTCGGCGAGGGCCTCGGCATCCGCGGCACCGTGACCAGCCCGACGTTCGTGCTGGCGCGCACCCACCCGAGCGTCGTCGGCGGTCCCGCCCTCGTGCACGTGGACGCCTACCGGCTGAGCGACCCGATGGAGCTCGACGACCTCGACATCGACTACGCGCACTCCGTCGTCGTGGTGGAGTGGGGAGCCGGCATGCTCGACGGGGTGAGCGAGTCGTGGCTGGAGCTGCGGCTGCAGCGGCCGATGGGGGCGGGCGACGAGCAGTCGGGCGCCGAGTCGGAAACCGAGTCCGAGGCCGACGAGCCGCGCACCGTGACGATCGCCGGTTTCGGCCCGCGCTGGGCGGGCACCGAGTATGCCGGCACCGAGTATGCCGGCATCCCGGACGCGGAGCCCGGCGCGGAGCCCGGCGCGGAGCCCAGCGCGTAG